From a single Deltaproteobacteria bacterium genomic region:
- a CDS encoding CYTH domain-containing protein, whose amino-acid sequence MPLEIEVKFSVLDFGPVEEVLQAHGHLAVPWHLESNVVLDTPEGRLASEGTLLRVRSGATPLLTLKRKSLDSEAVAGAKVRREDECGLESAQAMLGILLELGFVVSARYEKFRRVWRFGECSICQDILPFGRYWEIEGEERDIWSAARALSLSRDEALDSDYHSLFRLFGGGTADSRGFAFDSAERMRLSQTLDVPVSPEAMAMDHLG is encoded by the coding sequence ATGCCTTTGGAGATCGAAGTCAAGTTTTCGGTCCTGGATTTCGGGCCGGTCGAGGAGGTGCTTCAAGCTCACGGCCATCTGGCCGTGCCCTGGCATCTGGAGAGCAATGTGGTTCTGGATACCCCGGAAGGACGTCTGGCCTCCGAGGGAACGCTTTTGCGGGTCCGGTCCGGGGCCACGCCGCTTTTGACGCTCAAGCGCAAGAGCCTGGACAGCGAGGCCGTGGCCGGCGCCAAGGTCCGCCGGGAAGACGAATGTGGTCTGGAGAGTGCCCAGGCCATGCTGGGGATCCTTTTGGAGCTGGGTTTCGTCGTCTCGGCCAGGTACGAGAAGTTTCGCCGGGTCTGGCGATTCGGAGAGTGCTCGATCTGTCAGGATATCCTGCCTTTTGGCCGCTACTGGGAGATCGAGGGGGAGGAGCGGGACATCTGGAGTGCGGCCAGAGCCCTGTCATTATCTCGTGATGAGGCCCTGGACTCCGATTACCATTCCCTTTTCAGACTGTTCGGAGGCGGCACGGCAGATTCCCGGGGATTTGCCTTCGATTCGGCCGAACGGATGAGATTGTCCCAGACACTGGATGTTCCGGTATCCCCCGAAGCCATGGCCATGGATCATCTCGGCTGA
- a CDS encoding lactate utilization protein, whose product MPARKTKAQYPEDPVQTHWGHRLKAVKDRLESNNFQVLTAESSGQAKDMALEALRQRAPCLVSWGGSKTFVQTGLYEAVLADPAFRVLDTYAKNMTREESIERRRQALLADVFVTGTNALTEQGHLVNLDMIGNRVAALTFGPKYVLILVGRNKIVPDLSSAMDRIKRYSAPVNAVRLGKKTPCAKTGVCQDCRSPERICNTWTVSEKSFPAGRVCVVLINEDLGF is encoded by the coding sequence ATGCCCGCCAGGAAGACCAAAGCCCAATATCCGGAAGATCCCGTCCAGACCCATTGGGGGCACCGACTGAAGGCCGTCAAGGATCGTCTGGAGTCAAACAACTTTCAGGTCCTGACGGCCGAATCATCCGGACAGGCCAAGGACATGGCCCTGGAAGCCCTCCGACAGAGGGCGCCCTGTCTCGTGTCCTGGGGAGGATCCAAGACCTTCGTCCAGACCGGGCTCTACGAGGCCGTCCTAGCCGACCCGGCCTTCAGGGTTCTGGACACCTATGCCAAGAACATGACCCGGGAGGAAAGCATCGAGCGCCGTCGTCAGGCCCTTCTGGCCGACGTCTTCGTCACCGGAACCAACGCCCTGACCGAACAGGGGCACTTGGTCAATCTGGACATGATCGGCAATCGGGTCGCGGCCCTGACTTTCGGCCCGAAATACGTTCTCATTCTGGTCGGCCGGAACAAGATCGTCCCCGACCTCTCCTCGGCCATGGACCGAATCAAGCGCTACAGTGCTCCGGTCAACGCCGTCCGGCTTGGGAAAAAAACGCCTTGCGCCAAGACTGGGGTCTGTCAGGACTGCCGAAGCCCGGAACGGATCTGCAACACCTGGACAGTCTCAGAGAAATCCTTCCCCGCCGGACGAGTCTGCGTGGTTCTCATCAACGAGGATCTGGGTTTCTGA
- a CDS encoding M23 family metallopeptidase codes for MFRKKSVSGGGFGFKGGVFVFLLLAVCGAGIWAYLFFFESRLPSVELSPEQAAVNSKIQFTLTARDEGRGLRDVLVLVRKGDKEFEVLSETFAEPLESWSGNFTVSAKGLTDGEIELEVAVRDRSLAHWGDGNRAMIRRSLVLDNKPPSVAVLTHQHYVNQGGCGLVIFKPGEAVVRAGVEIGKWFFPGYTDQDGDVFCYFAFPYDADPKVDQPRILLEDQAGNVQKSGFSCHVRAKKFPRDQINIDDSFLTAVMPQFRHLFPETENELELFLKVNRELRPQNRAMLVAMGQNTSSTPLWSGAFVRQPRAATRATFGDHRTYFYNKDRIDEQTHLGVDLASTLRAEVPASNDGRVIFADFLGIWGNVVIIDHGLGLQTLYAHLSQMDVAPGQDVAKGQTIGRTGTSGLAGGDHLHFGVVLSGLPVNPVEWWDPLWLRDNIELKLEQAGKVQG; via the coding sequence GTGTTTAGAAAGAAGAGCGTGTCCGGAGGAGGTTTCGGTTTCAAGGGCGGGGTGTTTGTATTCCTGCTCCTGGCGGTCTGTGGGGCCGGCATTTGGGCCTACCTTTTCTTTTTCGAGTCCCGCCTGCCGTCGGTGGAGCTTTCTCCCGAGCAGGCGGCCGTCAATTCCAAGATCCAGTTCACCCTGACGGCCAGGGACGAAGGCCGAGGGTTGCGGGATGTCCTGGTGTTGGTCCGTAAGGGTGACAAGGAGTTCGAGGTGCTGTCCGAGACCTTTGCGGAGCCGCTCGAGTCCTGGAGCGGAAATTTCACGGTCTCGGCCAAGGGCCTGACCGATGGCGAGATTGAATTGGAGGTCGCCGTTCGAGACAGATCCCTCGCTCATTGGGGGGATGGAAACAGAGCGATGATCCGCAGAAGCCTCGTCCTGGACAACAAGCCTCCGTCGGTGGCCGTGCTCACCCATCAGCACTATGTCAATCAGGGAGGATGCGGCCTGGTCATCTTCAAGCCGGGAGAAGCGGTGGTCCGAGCCGGGGTCGAGATCGGGAAGTGGTTTTTCCCGGGATACACGGACCAGGACGGCGACGTCTTCTGCTATTTTGCCTTTCCGTATGATGCCGATCCCAAGGTGGATCAGCCGCGGATTCTGCTTGAGGACCAGGCTGGAAACGTTCAGAAAAGCGGTTTTTCCTGCCATGTCCGGGCCAAGAAATTTCCCAGGGACCAGATCAACATCGACGACTCTTTTCTGACGGCCGTCATGCCCCAGTTTCGTCACCTTTTTCCGGAGACCGAGAACGAACTGGAACTCTTCCTAAAGGTCAACCGGGAGCTTCGGCCGCAGAACAGGGCCATGCTGGTGGCCATGGGTCAGAATACGAGTTCGACGCCCTTGTGGTCCGGAGCATTCGTCCGCCAGCCCAGGGCGGCGACCCGGGCCACTTTCGGCGATCACCGGACCTATTTCTACAACAAGGATAGGATCGACGAACAGACCCACCTTGGCGTGGACCTGGCCTCGACCCTTCGGGCGGAGGTGCCGGCCTCCAATGATGGGCGTGTCATTTTTGCCGATTTTCTGGGCATCTGGGGGAATGTGGTCATCATCGACCACGGACTGGGTCTTCAGACCCTGTACGCCCACCTGAGCCAGATGGATGTGGCCCCGGGCCAGGATGTGGCCAAGGGCCAGACCATCGGCCGGACCGGAACCTCGGGGCTGGCCGGAGGCGATCACCTCCATTTTGGGGTCGTGCTTTCGGGGCTGCCGGTCAATCCCGTGGAGTGGTGGGATCCGCTCTGGCTGCGGGACAATATTGAGCTCAAGCTGGAACAGGCGGGCAAGGTCCAAGGCTGA
- a CDS encoding integron integrase — MAEIAILPELETELIRVLRLKHRSLATERAYVGRVRHFLAHCRGKAPDALNGRDVEAYLSHLAVERNVSKSTQNLALNALVFFFRHVLGREFDGVDAFRSHKRVRVPMVLSREEVRRLLDVIEGDSGLVVRMLYGCGLRLQESLRLRIKDIDFERSRVVVMAGKGDRDRVTMLPDVIRYDLENHIQSTRRLFDRDRSEGIPGVFMPDALERKYPGASTQWPWFWVFPSASLSVDPKTKTVRRHHLHPSLIQHAVRQARDRAGLTKPATPHTLRHSFATHLLEIGYDIRTIQKLLGHASLQTTMVYTHVAGKGDGLGVKSPLDV, encoded by the coding sequence ATGGCCGAAATTGCGATCCTTCCGGAGTTGGAAACGGAATTGATTCGCGTTCTGCGTCTCAAACACCGCTCATTGGCCACGGAGCGGGCCTATGTGGGCCGGGTACGGCATTTTCTGGCCCATTGCCGAGGGAAAGCTCCCGATGCATTGAACGGCCGGGATGTGGAGGCCTATCTCTCGCATCTGGCCGTGGAGCGAAACGTCTCCAAATCCACCCAGAACCTGGCCCTGAACGCCCTGGTTTTTTTCTTCCGTCACGTGCTTGGCCGGGAATTCGACGGGGTGGACGCCTTTCGCTCCCACAAGAGAGTCCGTGTGCCCATGGTCCTTAGCCGGGAGGAGGTGCGTCGACTCCTGGATGTGATTGAAGGGGATTCCGGGCTGGTTGTCCGCATGCTCTACGGGTGCGGATTGCGCTTGCAGGAGTCATTGCGTTTGCGGATCAAGGACATCGATTTCGAACGAAGCCGCGTTGTGGTGATGGCCGGCAAGGGTGACCGGGATCGGGTTACCATGTTGCCCGACGTCATTCGGTACGATCTCGAAAACCATATCCAGTCAACCAGAAGGTTGTTCGACCGGGATCGAAGCGAAGGGATTCCAGGCGTGTTCATGCCCGACGCATTGGAGCGCAAGTATCCAGGCGCAAGCACCCAATGGCCATGGTTCTGGGTTTTCCCCTCGGCATCGCTTTCGGTGGATCCCAAAACCAAAACCGTGCGTCGCCACCATCTTCATCCCAGCCTCATCCAGCATGCCGTGCGCCAAGCCAGGGATAGGGCAGGGTTGACCAAACCGGCCACGCCTCACACCCTGCGCCACAGCTTCGCCACCCATCTCCTTGAGATCGGATACGACATCCGAACCATCCAGAAGCTGTTGGGTCACGCCAGCCTGCAAACGACCATGGTCTACACCCATGTGGCCGGAAAGGGCGACGGCCTGGGGGTCAAAAGCCCCTTGGATGTCTGA
- a CDS encoding transposase encodes MKALTITDAEDMIMSIQDEIRRTEEARYDHRLHAMLLVAQGLSCREVGKILGDAPRTVAYWVNRFENEGFAGLVDGERPGRPRRLTKEQLAAIETAVRKDPAEFGLQGLWDGKTLSCFIQNQWGISLGIRQCQRLFRKLGFRLRKPRPKIAHADPAQQSEYKKTAEISEE; translated from the coding sequence ATGAAAGCGCTCACGATTACCGATGCCGAAGACATGATTATGTCTATCCAGGACGAAATTCGCCGCACCGAGGAAGCCCGCTACGATCACCGCCTCCACGCCATGCTTCTCGTCGCGCAGGGACTGAGTTGCAGGGAGGTTGGAAAGATCTTGGGCGATGCACCCCGGACAGTCGCATACTGGGTCAACAGGTTTGAAAATGAGGGTTTTGCTGGTTTGGTCGATGGAGAGCGGCCCGGGCGTCCCCGCCGACTCACCAAAGAGCAACTCGCCGCAATTGAGACGGCCGTGCGAAAAGATCCTGCCGAATTCGGATTGCAAGGCCTTTGGGATGGGAAAACTCTTTCGTGTTTCATTCAGAACCAATGGGGCATCTCCCTTGGAATTCGACAGTGTCAGCGCCTTTTCCGAAAACTCGGCTTTCGACTCCGCAAGCCTCGGCCGAAAATAGCGCACGCTGATCCCGCCCAGCAGTCGGAATATAAAAAAACTGCTGAGATTTCTGAAGAATAA
- a CDS encoding IS630 family transposase: MIPPSSRNIKKLLRFLKNKRIDIWALDEVRFEQHGTRCRMWIPKEMKDPIVLHHPTRKSVGYFGAVRIRDGKFVYRREADKFNGETFFQFIKYLRRISSHSGRRVVLIVDNVRYHHAQLHAEWRLGCHKRFALEFMPPYSPELNPIERVWKITRRKATHNRYFPKLEDVINAVESVFDRWRHGSEVLRKLCAIN, from the coding sequence CTGATCCCGCCCAGCAGTCGGAATATAAAAAAACTGCTGAGATTTCTGAAGAATAAGCGGATCGACATCTGGGCCTTGGACGAGGTCAGATTCGAACAGCATGGAACCAGATGCCGCATGTGGATTCCGAAAGAAATGAAAGACCCGATTGTACTCCATCATCCGACAAGAAAGAGTGTAGGGTATTTCGGAGCAGTGCGAATCAGAGATGGTAAATTCGTCTATCGCCGAGAAGCCGACAAGTTCAATGGGGAGACATTCTTTCAATTCATCAAATACTTGCGCCGAATCAGCTCTCACTCGGGAAGGCGGGTTGTGCTGATCGTCGACAACGTCAGATACCACCATGCTCAACTTCATGCTGAATGGAGATTGGGCTGTCATAAGAGATTTGCGCTGGAGTTCATGCCGCCCTACAGCCCTGAACTCAATCCCATTGAGCGAGTCTGGAAGATCACGAGGAGAAAAGCTACCCATAACCGATACTTCCCCAAGTTGGAGGATGTGATCAATGCCGTTGAAAGTGTGTTCGACCGATGGCGTCATGGTAGCGAGGTTCTCAGGAAGTTATGCGCAATAAATTAA